The following proteins are co-located in the Lepisosteus oculatus isolate fLepOcu1 chromosome 9, fLepOcu1.hap2, whole genome shotgun sequence genome:
- the adprm gene encoding manganese-dependent ADP-ribose/CDP-alcohol diphosphatase translates to MFKFKWQFRNRSVNEGRFFRLWTTSGRLPNNISTKMDDGKQPLFTFGVIADIQYADIGDGFNFLHTRKRYYRNSLTLLRRASQKWRSEAVQPSFILQLGDIIDGFNKQHDASEKALQTVINELQQCNIEIHHIWGNHEFYNFSRDDLMNSVLNSKTLEDASNKQIVENSTEPSYSYHFSPAPNFRFVLLDAYDLSLLGRKEPSQKYGQSLQIIQEHNKNENLNHPPGYAGMEARFVQFNGGFSKAQLEWLDKVLTFSDNNMEKVTVISHLPIHPGATDPICLAWNYEEVLSILHSHKSVVCFMAGHDHDGGYFLDESGVHHLTFEGVIETPPDSDAFGTVYVYEDRMILKGNGRVLKRVLMYP, encoded by the exons actGTGGACAACAAGTGGTAGATTACCAAACAACATAAGCACAAAAATGGATGACGGCAAACAACCCTTGTTTACTTTTGGAGTGATTGCAGATATCCAATATGCTGATATTGGAGATGGCTTCAACTTTCTTCACACTAGGAAACGGTATTACAGAAACAGCCTCACCTTACTGCGTAGAGCCAGTCAAAAGTGGAGGTCAGAAGCTGTCCAGCCTAGCTTTATTCTCCAACTTGGGGACATCATTGATGGGTTCAACAAACAGCATGATGCATCAGAAAAGGCTCTTCAGACGGTCATAAATGAGCTTCAGCAATGCAATATTGAAATTCATCACATATGGGGCAACCATGAGTTTTATAACTTCAGCAGAGATGATCTAATGAACTCTGTGTTGAACAGCAAAACCTTGGAAGATGCATCTAATAAACAAATTGTGGAAAACAGTACGGAGCCAAGCTATTCATATCACTTCAGCCCTGCTCCGAATTTCCGATTTGTGCTGCTTGATGCCTATGATCTAAGTCTTCTGGGAAGAAAAGAACCAAGTCAAAAGTATGGCCAGTCACTTCAGATAATACAAGAacacaacaaaaatgaaaatctcaACCATCCACCAG GGTATGCAGGAATGGAGGCACGGTTTGTTCAGTTCAATGGAGGATTTAGTAAAGCCCAGCTTGAATGGCTTGATAAAGTTCTCACCTTCTCAGACAACAACATGGAAAAAGTTACAGTCATTA GTCATCTACCGATACATCCAGGGGCTACCGACCCCATCTGTCTGGCATGGAACTATGAGGAAGTTCTTTCCATCTTGCATTCTCACAAAAGTGTCGTGTGCTTCATGGCTGGGCATGACCATGATGGTGGCTACTTCCTAGATGAATCTGGAGTGCACCATCTTACTTTTGAAGGGGTGATTGAAACACCACCAGACAGTGATGCTTTCGGCACAGTGTACGTATATGAAGACAGAATGATTTTAAAGGGGAATGGGAGGGTTTTAAAGAGAGTTCTTATGTACCCATGA
- the tmem220 gene encoding transmembrane protein 220 — MSKKYELTKNGKTKSGSSECFQVLWRSCNLCMFFFFALAAYVQINDPDAGIWMVAYSIPASLCFLISLKPPITEVLIWRRLSDLHMLICAAVAAMLGWSLYKSKAENIFQKEEGREFSGLLLIVVWLILCRHSGRNSVGALRVSTAVGITAFPLVTWLYYYINKELRSSWPSHCKTAL, encoded by the exons atgagCAAGAAATACGAATTAACAAAAAACGGAAAAACAAAAAGCGGGTCTTCGGAGTGTTTTCAAGTATTATGGAGAAGCTGCAatttatgtatgttttttttctttgctttagcGGCATATGTGCAG ATCAATGACCCCGATGCTGGCATATGGATG GTTGCATATTCAATCCCAGCTTCTTTGTGTTTTCTGATAAGCCTTAAGCCTCCAATTACAG aGGTATTAATCTGGAGGAGACTATCTGATCTTCATATGCTTATTTGTGCTGCTGTAGCTGCCATGTTGGGATGGTCCTTGTATAAAAGTAAAGCTGAAAATATCTTCCAGAAAGAAGAAGGAAG AGAGTTCTCTGGATTATTATTAATCGTGGTATGGCTGATCCTGTGTCGTCATTCAGGAAG GAATTCAGTTGGAGCCTTAAGAGTTTCCACTGCTGTGGGAATCACAGCTTTCCCTTTGGTGACATGGCTGTACTACTACATCAACAAGGAGCTGAGGTCCTCCTGGCCCTCACATTGTAAAACTGCACTTTAA